In Legionella sp. PATHC035, a genomic segment contains:
- the queF gene encoding NADPH-dependent 7-cyano-7-deazaguanine reductase QueF (Catalyzes the NADPH-dependent reduction of 7-cyano-7-deazaguanine (preQ0) to 7-aminomethyl-7-deazaguanine (preQ1) in queuosine biosynthesis), whose translation MKYYQIKEISQMTSLTVRSLQYYDEIGLLKPTKRLENGYRLYSEMDLIRLQQITTLKFLGFSLSTIKKIMENPNFDVMTSIGIQARELTEKAARINEAAALLTYISSQMEMNQPVNWKSTAKIIEILELNTMNDDVLQQYQSDAEQSELGKKSAYDETYNPNRLYPIPRAGKRQEIGVDPTRLPFYGFDCWNHYEVSWLNAKGKPMVAVAELFYECNSPNLIESKSLKLYFNSFNNTRISSVSELENTIKKDLQERVGAEVWVNIHLLDSSDQFSIQRSLVGDSLDQLDIECSVYLVEPAFLAVGNELVEETLYSNLLKSNCLVTNQPDWGSVQIAYKGKKINREGLLKYLVSYRNHNEFHEQCIERIFVDIMNYCKPEKLTVYGRYTRRGGLDINPYRSTEKTPFTGKNLRLVRQ comes from the coding sequence ATGAAATATTACCAAATTAAAGAAATTAGCCAAATGACCTCATTAACAGTTAGGTCTTTACAATATTATGATGAAATTGGCTTATTAAAACCTACAAAGCGTTTAGAGAATGGATATCGTCTCTATTCTGAAATGGATTTAATTCGATTGCAGCAGATTACTACGCTAAAATTTTTGGGCTTTTCTTTGTCAACCATAAAAAAGATCATGGAAAATCCTAATTTTGATGTGATGACTTCTATAGGCATACAAGCACGTGAACTGACTGAAAAAGCAGCTCGAATCAATGAAGCGGCAGCTCTCCTTACTTATATTTCCAGTCAAATGGAAATGAATCAGCCTGTGAACTGGAAAAGTACCGCAAAAATAATAGAAATCTTGGAGTTAAATACAATGAATGACGACGTGTTGCAACAATATCAATCTGACGCGGAACAATCTGAATTAGGTAAAAAATCTGCTTATGATGAAACCTATAATCCAAATCGGTTATATCCTATTCCCAGGGCAGGAAAACGACAGGAAATTGGAGTGGATCCGACTCGATTACCTTTTTATGGCTTTGATTGCTGGAATCACTATGAAGTTTCCTGGCTTAATGCCAAAGGGAAGCCTATGGTTGCGGTTGCTGAGTTGTTTTATGAGTGCAACTCCCCTAACTTAATCGAATCAAAATCCTTAAAACTTTATTTTAATTCATTTAACAACACACGGATTTCAAGTGTGAGTGAATTAGAAAATACAATTAAAAAGGATTTACAGGAGCGTGTTGGCGCAGAGGTTTGGGTCAACATTCATCTTTTGGATTCTTCGGATCAATTTTCTATACAACGCTCATTAGTGGGGGATTCGCTTGATCAGCTTGATATAGAATGTTCGGTATATCTAGTTGAACCCGCATTTCTTGCTGTAGGCAATGAACTTGTTGAAGAAACTTTGTATTCAAATCTTTTAAAATCAAACTGTCTGGTTACAAATCAACCTGATTGGGGAAGCGTACAAATTGCTTACAAAGGCAAAAAAATTAATCGAGAGGGTTTATTAAAATATCTGGTTTCATACCGCAATCATAATGAGTTTCATGAGCAATGTATCGAACGAATTTTTGTCGATATCATGAATTATTGCAAACCAGAAAAGTTGACGGTCTATGGTCGGTATACAAGGCGAGGCGGTTTGGATATCAATCCATACCGTTCTACTGAAAAGACCCCATTTACAGGTAAAAATTTGCGCCTGGTTCGCCAGTAA
- a CDS encoding cupin domain-containing protein → MKISLKHQATEHSNAASCTVTEHHLNDPMLDCAIAKISGRYPETRRVVNLACNELAYVFQGEGKLVVNHTEYKLSAGDAVLIEAGEKYYWEGTMQLFISCRPAWSQEQHQLTD, encoded by the coding sequence ATGAAAATTTCTTTGAAACATCAAGCCACGGAACACAGTAACGCAGCATCCTGTACCGTCACCGAGCATCATCTTAATGATCCCATGCTTGATTGTGCTATTGCAAAAATATCAGGTCGATACCCTGAGACACGACGCGTCGTCAATTTAGCATGTAATGAATTAGCTTATGTCTTCCAAGGAGAAGGGAAACTCGTTGTCAATCATACGGAATATAAATTATCTGCTGGCGATGCAGTATTAATTGAGGCTGGTGAAAAATACTACTGGGAAGGGACTATGCAACTGTTTATTTCTTGTCGCCCTGCCTGGAGTCAAGAACAGCATCAATTGACCGATTAA
- a CDS encoding MFS transporter: MKHSWFKTVFPIAAIFSFRMMGLFLLIPVFSIYAENLQGATPTLVGLALGIYGLAQGLLQMPFGMLSDKVGRKPIIAIGLVLFALGSLLGAITNSIYGMIIARALQGTGAIGSVLIALLADLTPDEQRTKAMAVIGMTIGTSFSLAMVLSPALTHHFGLAGIFNLTTLLAIAGIILLYLVIPKPINERFHVDSETNPALFKQVISNMQLQRLNVGIFCQHFILTATFFAIPFILRKQVEQGHLSQQWHFYLPIMVISFILMIPFIILAEKKKRMKSVFLSSVFIMALTQLLLAYSFQNWMSLCTLILIYFIAFNILEAALPSLVSKQANPNNKGTAMGIYSTSQFLGLFLGGALAGILYQWNSSQGIFISNAILAILWLLISLPMKSNVSFSTLILPSPWLQKNEQIISQLLNADGVIEVAFAEKEQVIYLRVDRERYLEGSAEKIIYHGKHQ, from the coding sequence ATGAAGCATTCCTGGTTTAAAACGGTATTTCCTATAGCCGCGATTTTTTCTTTCCGCATGATGGGTTTGTTTTTACTCATCCCTGTATTCAGTATTTATGCAGAAAATTTACAAGGCGCAACGCCGACACTAGTAGGGCTTGCTCTAGGAATTTATGGTCTTGCTCAAGGGCTCCTGCAAATGCCTTTTGGTATGCTCTCCGATAAAGTTGGAAGAAAACCTATAATCGCCATAGGCTTAGTCCTATTTGCTTTAGGTAGCCTACTTGGTGCGATAACGAATTCTATTTATGGGATGATAATTGCCAGAGCCTTACAAGGTACGGGTGCAATTGGTAGTGTTTTAATCGCCTTACTCGCCGATTTAACCCCTGATGAGCAACGCACTAAAGCCATGGCAGTCATTGGGATGACTATTGGAACCTCTTTTAGTCTCGCTATGGTTTTGAGTCCCGCTCTTACCCACCATTTTGGTCTAGCTGGTATTTTTAACTTAACGACTCTATTAGCAATAGCAGGGATCATCTTGCTTTATTTGGTCATACCCAAACCGATCAATGAACGTTTTCACGTTGATAGTGAAACAAATCCCGCTTTATTTAAGCAAGTTATTTCTAACATGCAACTGCAACGCCTGAATGTTGGCATTTTCTGCCAACATTTTATTCTCACCGCCACCTTTTTTGCTATCCCCTTCATCCTGAGAAAGCAAGTGGAACAAGGCCATTTATCACAGCAATGGCATTTTTATCTGCCCATTATGGTCATTTCATTTATACTCATGATCCCGTTTATTATTCTTGCGGAAAAGAAAAAGCGCATGAAAAGTGTTTTTCTGTCATCCGTATTCATAATGGCTTTGACTCAGTTATTATTGGCCTACTCCTTTCAAAATTGGATGAGTCTCTGTACGCTCATACTCATTTACTTTATTGCTTTTAATATCCTCGAGGCCGCATTGCCCTCTTTAGTATCCAAGCAGGCAAATCCTAATAATAAGGGAACTGCTATGGGTATTTATTCAACCAGCCAATTTTTAGGACTATTTCTTGGTGGGGCATTAGCAGGTATTTTGTATCAATGGAATAGCAGCCAGGGCATTTTTATTAGTAATGCCATCTTAGCTATTCTATGGTTACTTATTTCTCTGCCAATGAAATCAAACGTGTCTTTTTCAACCCTTATTTTACCCTCTCCTTGGCTCCAGAAAAATGAACAAATTATCAGTCAACTATTGAATGCTGACGGAGTAATTGAAGTCGCATTCGCAGAAAAGGAGCAGGTTATTTATTTGCGTGTAGATAGAGAGCGCTATCTTGAGGGCAGTGCAGAAAAAATCATTTATCACGGAAAACACCAATAA
- the fabL gene encoding enoyl-[acyl-carrier-protein] reductase FabL, with amino-acid sequence MSLVFAGKVGLITGGARGIGKATALKLAQAGSDIAIVYYNSSDEAQSLVEEIQAMGRKAVALQANVADHQSVKEMFAQFRTHFDRLDFLISNAASGVLKSALKMSTKHWRWCLETNALALNHLATEARSLMPKGSRIIALSSLGASRAIPNYAFIGASKAALEALVRSLSLELAVDGITVNTVSAGVVDTDALKHFPNREQLLDEYQAHSLSDRPLTTQDVANAIYLLCLPEAAMINAHTLFVDAGYSQVG; translated from the coding sequence ATGAGTTTGGTTTTTGCAGGTAAAGTTGGATTAATTACTGGCGGGGCTCGAGGCATCGGTAAAGCAACTGCATTAAAGTTAGCTCAAGCAGGAAGTGATATCGCCATAGTTTATTACAACAGTTCTGATGAAGCTCAATCTTTAGTCGAAGAAATCCAGGCTATGGGGCGCAAAGCGGTCGCTCTGCAGGCGAATGTTGCCGATCATCAATCGGTAAAAGAAATGTTTGCTCAATTCCGTACACATTTTGATCGCCTTGATTTTCTAATCAGTAATGCGGCAAGTGGTGTTTTAAAGTCAGCACTTAAGATGTCTACCAAACATTGGCGCTGGTGCTTGGAAACTAATGCTTTGGCGTTAAATCATTTGGCAACGGAAGCACGTTCATTGATGCCCAAGGGGAGTCGAATTATTGCTTTATCAAGTCTTGGTGCGTCTCGAGCGATTCCAAATTATGCATTTATTGGAGCATCTAAAGCAGCTCTTGAAGCTTTAGTACGTTCTTTGAGCCTTGAGTTGGCTGTTGATGGTATTACTGTGAATACTGTTTCTGCTGGAGTAGTTGATACCGACGCATTGAAGCATTTTCCAAATAGAGAACAGTTGCTTGATGAATATCAGGCGCACTCATTGAGTGATAGACCCTTGACAACTCAAGATGTGGCTAATGCCATTTATCTCTTATGTTTGCCTGAAGCCGCCATGATTAATGCGCATACTTTATTTGTTGATGCAGGGTATAGTCAAGTTGGTTAA
- a CDS encoding acyl carrier protein encodes MNVADVYPKVREIVADVLVIDVEEVSLNSRLIADLGAESIDFLDLVFQLEKEFKIKIPRGQLEKNARGDLAEDEFEKGGIITEKGLKVLQNYLSEVPAEQFKPNMKVNEIPMLFTIETFCKLVVAAIKEQQTAGSEA; translated from the coding sequence ATGAATGTAGCAGACGTTTATCCTAAAGTTAGGGAAATTGTTGCTGATGTGCTAGTGATTGATGTAGAAGAAGTATCTCTTAACAGTCGGTTGATAGCAGATCTAGGCGCAGAATCCATTGATTTTCTTGATTTGGTATTCCAATTAGAAAAAGAATTCAAAATTAAAATCCCTCGTGGTCAATTAGAAAAAAATGCACGTGGTGACTTAGCAGAAGATGAATTCGAGAAAGGCGGTATTATTACCGAAAAGGGTTTGAAGGTATTGCAAAATTATTTAAGTGAAGTTCCTGCTGAGCAATTTAAGCCCAATATGAAAGTCAATGAAATACCGATGCTATTTACCATTGAAACATTTTGTAAATTAGTTGTTGCTGCAATCAAAGAACAACAAACTGCTGGATCTGAAGCTTAA
- a CDS encoding 3-hydroxyacyl-ACP dehydratase FabZ family protein, translating to MRFLFVDRIVESSPGQVIRGIKHVTPNDTCLTVDAQGRPCFIPSLIGETLGQLAAWNVMALQEFTCRPVAGIVAKSSMHRPAYVGETLLLESFIEHLDSSVMQYHSEARVGNERVFSIEGALGPLLPMDDFIDLDEVKQQYCEINRPGDWLAISKESAPILSDDLIMDLNLPVVSMTFDRIRSSQPGVSLTAEKRISRAALYFADHFPKKPVLPMTVLLECKLNLAREFIRRAGYAVDYQVSECRKIKMNEFVYPGDVLECFVTVKKQTEDELILAYRSEVSGKRVCVVDVVLIPRGK from the coding sequence ATGAGATTCTTATTCGTTGATCGTATAGTGGAGTCATCTCCTGGTCAGGTGATCCGGGGAATCAAACATGTGACCCCTAATGATACATGCCTCACAGTTGATGCGCAGGGACGCCCCTGTTTTATCCCCTCATTAATCGGAGAAACCCTGGGGCAATTGGCTGCATGGAATGTGATGGCGCTCCAAGAATTTACCTGCAGACCTGTGGCGGGGATTGTTGCTAAATCTTCCATGCATCGGCCCGCCTATGTAGGTGAAACTTTATTGCTTGAGTCCTTTATTGAGCACTTAGATAGCTCAGTAATGCAATATCATAGTGAAGCGAGAGTGGGTAATGAACGTGTGTTCAGTATCGAAGGCGCCTTAGGACCGTTACTTCCTATGGATGATTTTATCGATTTAGATGAAGTGAAACAGCAATATTGCGAAATTAATCGACCAGGTGATTGGTTGGCTATCAGTAAGGAGAGCGCCCCAATATTGAGTGACGATCTGATTATGGATTTGAACTTGCCTGTAGTGTCCATGACGTTTGACCGAATTCGTTCCAGTCAACCAGGGGTTAGTTTAACCGCAGAAAAAAGAATATCCCGCGCGGCCCTTTATTTCGCAGACCACTTTCCCAAAAAACCGGTATTACCCATGACGGTATTATTGGAATGTAAATTAAATTTGGCGCGCGAATTTATTCGGCGCGCAGGGTATGCAGTTGACTATCAAGTGAGCGAGTGTCGCAAAATAAAAATGAATGAGTTTGTCTATCCAGGTGATGTTCTTGAATGTTTTGTAACAGTCAAAAAGCAAACAGAAGATGAATTAATTCTTGCTTATCGTAGTGAGGTTTCAGGTAAACGGGTTTGTGTGGTCGATGTAGTGCTTATTCCCAGAGGTAAATAA